The window ACAAAGTGGAGAACTTTCTCTCGTGGTTTTCATGAGTGGTACtgtatattataagatagagaTGTTCATATTCTCatcttgtttttatttatttattttttagttggGCAGATACTGATATTCTTATTCTTATGATTATTCAATAAGATACTAGGACAAACAAGATGAGGTCAAGCCCAGATTGTGCTGCTGGCTATGCTCTTCATGTGATTGAGGATGTGGCTGAGGTCTCTCTTTGCTGGCTGGCCGACCAAATTGACTCATCGTTGGTCGCCATTTTCTTTTCACGGGACCTACTCTTGTTCTTTTGccttcacagagagagagagagatagagagagagagagagagagagagagagagagagagagagagagagggtgggttTGGCTTTGGTTTGGCCTTATTAGAATGCTAATTAATACATTAGAATGCTAATTAATACAGATGGTCACTGTTAGCATTTGAACTTTAACTTGTCCGTTGGCCTTGACTATGCGGGGCAATGGGGGCAGTTCAACAACCATCCTCATCCCCATTATGGCTTGTGATCTGATGACATCGCCCCAGTTCACGAGAGTCcttttctatgtaaaaaaagCATGAATTCTTATGATTTCGGCAGATCTTTTGGCAATTTGGTGTGGAGTAAAAAGATCATGGCCAATTCATGCATGTGGAGGAAAGTGGGAATTCTTTAATATGAACCTAGATTCTATATCGAATTCATAGCATACTTGCCACTCATTATTGGCAGATCTAGCGGCTACACAGATAATGCACCGAAGGCTATGGCACTAGGGTTTGCAAGGAAGGCGAAAAAGAAAGGCTATTGTAATGAGTAGCCAAGTTGAAATGCCAGCATGTGTGCTCCACCGTAGATGATTGGAGCGAAGGGTTTACGATTTATAAAGAAGTATAAACCCTACTCGTCTTGCATATTAATATAGGTTTTATTCGGTTACTTAATAATAATATGAGAGTAATTgggctctatttgttttgtaaaaaatgaattatttgaaaaatattttcttaaaaataaccGCTTGAAATAATTTGTCAAAGAGAAGTGTTTTGattatcgataacaatttatatctaaacactTTTCTTGAAAggtgaaattttttcatttatttatttttgtaagcaatataaGTGATTGttcttagaaaataattttttaaattattcatttttcgagaAATAAATGTAACTTTTATCTAGAAAGAATAAGAACACTAGAAGATCTCTAGCAGAAAGAAAGGTTTACGTAAAGCTTTGTTCAAGAAGAGAGGAAAGTGGAGTTTAACAAAATCATGAAGGCAGAAATCAGAAGAAATAGAGATGAAGTCCAAGAATGCTGACTTCTAGACTTAATTTGGTCGCGAGAAGCTAACGTTTGTTTGCTTTAACTTTTAAGACAATCAAATCACTGAcaatttaaatcatttttttttttttgcaacggTTATAAAATGACTGATGACAttagacacacacacatataactTTATACAGGTTTGCAAAATTAATGTGTTATTTAAACTCTGtaaacagaaaattaaaaattaaaaaagatggaAGTGAAAGGGGTGATCTCATTTTTGAGCCTATAACTTCCGTAAATAGTGTAAAATAGTGTCTCTTAATTATGCAATGAAGTCCCATAAGTCTATTATTCGATGTAATCCTCCAATTACCAAAGATTTGAAAATTCCAATCAAACTGACAATGTTTTGTTCTTCCTCAGATTTCATAGCTTGTTGCTTTATCAACTTGTTTGCCTTGTTatgtaaatttttcaaattggcTACACATCAGTACTTACTTTGCCTTGTAAGACGGTGTGTATTCATAGAAGATGTATACACGAATTTAGTCCCCGctttcattgaaatttttatgtcCAGTCACTGAAAGACTCCCGTCGAATGATAAAATTGCGGTATTTGATTGCACAAAATTAATGGTTAATAGACTTGATCATGCATTTCATGCACGTTGCAGGCAAAAAGATGGAATTATcctgaaagaaaaaagggaagaaaagagcaAAAGAGGTCGGACTACATAATCACTTTATTTCCTTTCATCATGATATGTGGAAGCTCACCGCAAAATGCAAATCACATGGACAAGTTGCCGAGTGCTAAAAGCTTTGCTTACACAACACTTCAGCTTCAACCTCTTTATGTACAGAAAGTCTTCCCTTGTAATCAATaccacctccctccctccctccctccctccctctttttGTCGGTGAATTTTTGGAGCCATTGAATCTGAACAGATTAGCAATgaacgatgatgatgataaaggTAGGCATCAAAGTGATGTCATTTACACTATTTCCACTTTCACCTCGCACTCTCTGtccttttatttacttttcttctGGGGGTGGCTGTGGCCGGTCCCTCCTCTCCCAACGTTCAGTTCCGCCAAGCCCTCTTCAGCCACCCATTCTGCCACGTCTCGTCTCGTCTCGTCTCGTCCTTTCCCCCAACGAAAAGTCAGGAAATTTCAAAACGCAACTCCTGAAAGAGCGTACCCAAGAAGGAATATGAAGTTCCATGTGGATCTTTGTTAGCGATTGTCTCGATGATACTGTGTGCCTTTGGAAATTTTTTACCAAGCGATTTTCCAAGCCATTTTAACTCCACTAAAATCGCTTGAGTGAAAATTGTGGTGTTTGACAAAATTTTTTGGACCATAATATGTCTAAGAAAGCGATTTCCCTCGGTTACTAAAAACTATTTTATCATTGCCAAATTATAAAAACATATCCGTAATTCCAAATTACCCTCTTtatcatagagagagagagcacagtGGTAGGCTGGTAGCGGCCTTGCTTGCCACCGTGGTAGGGCAAGTGGTTCCTTGGATCACACAACCTCGGCGTTGCTTTGTCTGGATTGAATAAGTTGCTCACCTGTGGCATTTGACTCGAGTGAGATAGGAGATAGATCCCATTCGGGTCACTGGACCCTAAGTGGTCGTGCAACCCAAGTGAGATCTCGTTTGGGTCACTAACATCCTAGGCAAGCTCACCGGGGGCCACTCGATCACAATATTGCCTCATCTGAGTCTTGCAATCTGTAGTAATGAGCTTATCCCCTCTTTGTTAGATGATATTTTACTGACAAATtttgtttcataatttttttttctcatttagaAAATTGTTTTGTAGCGTCCATTTTACACATGACAAATAATTTGCTTTCAATGGAAACTTTTTGACTTAAAGTCTTTGTCTCGTTGCAAAGTCTTGCCTTTAAAACAATTGCAcatgatgatatgaaataaGTTAATGTAtcgaaaaattcaatttttttttaatcagctGCTGCTAAAGGATCATTGTCACAAGTAACTCAATTTTTCTAATCTTATAAGATGATAATTAAAAAGTATGTTTAGAAAATATTGTTTGTTTCCTAAACAAAGAAGCTCATCTTAATAACTCCCACGTCcattaaaaatcttaataaTTGGATTGACCAGCCATAATCCGAGTAGGTAACCCAAAGAATAATTTAGTTTGCTCTTGTATTGTATaggaaaataatatttcattttaatttttgatagGAGGCTTTCTTACCATGTTTAGCCACCTAACAGGTCTCCTATGAACACCGACATTAAGACTTCTCGattgaaaagcaaaaattattgGGTGAGCACCCTTTTTCAAAGGGGGTAGCACCACCGTCTCGGCTCTTCACTAAAGTtataatttctttaatatttataCATAATTCAAAAccactttctttcttctttcttcttttttaattttcttttaatttttttttacactatATTGGAACCATTGCATCCCGGTACACGACACTCCGGTTGGAGAGACTACCTGGGGAATTCCTTCTGGAGAAAATACAAGAGCAAGTTCCGCAGTTCCTGGGTAAAAGGGTCCACGCGAAGATCGTCATCAAACTGTGGAATGCGATTGAGAAATGGTTTTTCATCATTTAATGGGACAGTTCAAGAGTCTACGACATTGACACAAGCCAAACCACGTGAAAGGTCGTTCTAGGCTTAGTCCTTGGCTCTCTCTGCACTGGCCATTTGGCCACTACTTTCAAGCGCTACTGCTGATGATCAGTGTAGTGTCGGGCAAAGAGTGCAGATCGAGGAGTTGAGATTGGCCTatcattcatcatcatcaatacgAAGCAGCGACCAACTCCACACGGTTTCCCACGCCTTCCTCCAAAACCTGTGATTCGTCAGTGAGTCTTTGCTCCGTTCGAGTGACTCACCGTGAATCGCTCCACGGTTCTTAGAACATGTAAATAAAGAGTTTTTGTCAGCATTTGAGAGCATGCAACATGCTTCCTCTTTTTAGTAAATTTCTCTCCACCAACCAGAGCTTCATTTACCCAATTACTATTCCTGGCTCTTTTCTTGGATACTCGCTGCGTGCAAATGAGGGTGTACCTCAGACAAGAATCGCACATGATAGAGGTAGTTTTGATTGTCTCTCAGGCACAAGAGTTTTTCGCTCCCCTAAAATAATCATCGTATGCAAAACATTACTATTTttaaagggaaaagaaattaaaaaaatccatgttgCTTGCAATTATTGATTGATTTACAGGCGCATATTATCTAAACGTTGTTTTCAAAACTGTAAATTTTTTACTGGTATAAGTCAATGTATGTAGCTTTTTCACTAATTGACAACACTCGATTCATTGTTTGCCCGAAAGTAATAAATGTGTTGGttattttggaaaccatttttaCAATATGATTAATGCCTTGGTATTTCTAATCATGTTAACGGGAGATTTTGGACATTTgtgaagtttattttatatgaaaaaaaatcgatgtcaaaaatattaattacacaTAAAGGAGAACCCATTTATTATTGAGCTCTTTTTCTATAGATATTAGCTAAAGATATTAGCTAAAGAACCGAAATTTTTTGTCTTTAATTATAAACTAAAAAACCGAATCGGAATCTCTGCTATAAGCAAGTCTAATAGATGGAAAGGTTATGAGACTCGATCCTAAGCcggcttttcatttctttccggTCTTTTCTAATGACTCGATCCTATTACCGGTCTTCTAATGACTCGGGCAATTAGGAATTTCAAGCTGATTCAAAGGATCAAGATCACAGGAGTCGGTCTTCTAACATCGCGGGCAATTAGGAATTTTGAGCTTTAGTAGTGCTGTCTAATGACTTGGAGGATCAAGATCACCGGAGTCAGTTCTTTTAACGTCGCGGGCAATCAGGAATTTTAAGCTTAGTGGTAGTGCTGCCTAATGACTTAGAGGATCAAGATCCCAGGAGTCCCAATGAACACAAGAGAGTCCAGtaaacagaaaagaacaaagcaagaaagagagagagacctgcaACTGTGAGGTCGAGAATGAAAGAGTtggggaaggagggagagagaggtgaTGATGATGGGTGGGAGGTCGCGTGGGGAAGTCAGTCAGCAGGGGTCGGTGCGGGAAAGCGAAACGCAACGAAAAGATTGTCGATTGGCGTTTTCAGGGGGGCGCAATTTGCAGTAAAATACACTTCACGGGATCAACATTCACAAAAAAGAGCAATCCCCTTTTGCCCGAAAAACGTGGTACACAAACCCAAAAAGTAAATAATCTCAAATTTAGATAgtttgattgtttttattgttattattataacGTTTTTGGGATGCACGGTCAAATGAATCTACAAACTGTTCTAAATGTAATGACAACATTGGCATACGACAATGCAAAGGAGAAATATATCATGACTAGACTTAAAGAATCAAGTGTTTCATATATAAAgacaaaattgaataattctACGAGATTATAAAAGGGAGTGGCATCaaagattgattttatattatgACTAAACTTTTTTAAGTATTCAACATCATTTGTTATTTTACTTGactaataatttaaaaaaaaattgctcaaaaataatacaaaggaaaaaaaaaactctaaaccacCCTGTCATCAACGTCTCTTCACGATGCATATATAACCCCCCTTCCTCCCATAGATACCTTCACTTCCCACAGACAAGTGGACAAgagaaaactctctctctctctctctctctgcgattCGCCAAGAACACCAGCATGACGAAGCACGCGGCGGAGCACGGCTCGTTCTCGGCCAAGGACTACCAAGACCCCCCGCCGGCGCCGCTGATCGACCCGGTGGAGCTGGGCAAGTGGTCGTTCTACAGGGCCCTCATCGCCGAGTTCATCGCCaccctcctcttcctctacaTCACCGTGCTGACCGTGATCGGTTACAAGAGCCAGACCGACGACAAGAAGCCCGGCACCGACGCCTGCGGCGGCGTCGGCATCCTCGGCATCGCCTGGGCCTTCGGCGGCATGATCTTCGTCCTCGTCTACTGCACCGCCGGCATCTCAGGTGATCCATCGCTCTATTCCTTTTCTTACCCGCCCATCATATTTCAACCTTCTTCCGAATCAACTGATCAGTTTCTTCGGCATCTCTATCTTGATTCGATCGATGAACGGGTTAGGTGGTCACATCAACCCGGCGGTGACATTCGGGCTGTTCCTGGCGCGGAAGGTGTCGCTGGTGCGGGCCATAATGTACATGGTGGCTCAGTGCCTGGGGGCCATCTGTGGAGTCGGCCTGGTGAAGCTCTTCCAGAAGTCGTACTACGAGCAGTACGGCGGCGGGGCCAACATGCTCGCCGAGGGGTACAAGACCCGCGTCGGGCTGGGCGCGGAGATCATCGGCACGTTCGTGCTAGTCTACACCGTCTTCTCGGCCACCGACCCCAAGAGGAGCGCCAGAGACTCCCATGTTCCGGTAATGGATGATATACGCTACACGCACGTTTCCTTAATCTTTCTCTCTAGGGTTGGCGTCGTAATTGCTATGCTACGCATCACTAACAAGAGTTGGCCACGATTTCagatttagaaaaataatttgtacATTCCTGCAACATACAATACTCTCTCATCGGAGTAGTTTAGGTGAAGAGATGAGAAAGGTATCCCTAACTATTTCACTTTTAAGAAGAATTACAAAATATATTATGCTATTGGCGGTACGTTTGTACTCGATAATTGTTAAAGTGCTAAGTTTTTTGTATCTAAGCTGCCGACGGAAGCCTCGGATagcacttctttttttttttttttttggggggggtcaGTCGGATAGCACTCTATTTGCTCAATAATTCATATTTGTGACAATGAAATATGATCGTTTCTCCTCAAGCGATAAATAATTGGTTGCAAATTATCTTTTCTCGCGAAGAGGTGAATGAGCAAGAAAATAATTCATGTACGAGAGAAAGCCAGTAGATTTCATTTCTTATAGCTAGCAAGCACAAGCATGAGCAAGTATTAGcataaaaaagagaagacaaaattttaatatacGGGAACGGAGGGATATGTGTTTAGAGATGCGAATTGgtctaagaaagaaaatttaaacgGTTGTTAGGTAAAAGTGATTTTAAGTCTAATCTCAAAAATAAGATATATGTGATACACGTTGACAATTAGTCTGATGACCTAAGTTACGGATTTGTCTATCTTGCTTATTTTAATTATACATTTTTGCAAAGGATATGCTCATTTCAAAGGAATTATAGGGAAAAGTTTGAAGTTGAATCTTGCAGGGGTAtggtaaatgaaaaaaagtcgattttttttggtgataccGACAAGaacaactttctttttttcctcttttctttattattcttctttctAGTCACTTTTTTGCGGTAATACTTATTACGTGAGTCACGCATGAACCGATGCATTAT of the Eucalyptus grandis isolate ANBG69807.140 chromosome 10, ASM1654582v1, whole genome shotgun sequence genome contains:
- the LOC104421792 gene encoding aquaporin PIP2-1 — encoded protein: MTKHAAEHGSFSAKDYQDPPPAPLIDPVELGKWSFYRALIAEFIATLLFLYITVLTVIGYKSQTDDKKPGTDACGGVGILGIAWAFGGMIFVLVYCTAGISGGHINPAVTFGLFLARKVSLVRAIMYMVAQCLGAICGVGLVKLFQKSYYEQYGGGANMLAEGYKTRVGLGAEIIGTFVLVYTVFSATDPKRSARDSHVPVLAPLPIGFAVFMVHLATIPITGTGINPARSLGAAVIYNKDKAWDDQWIFWVGPFIGAAIAAFYHQFILRAGAVKALGSFRSNP